The following are from one region of the Methanobacteriales archaeon HGW-Methanobacteriales-1 genome:
- a CDS encoding ABC transporter ATP-binding protein: MKEKITDSYFWNYLRLLTQFNSKKFSFTISLMVLISLSEGIGLLLLIPLLQLVGLDVQQGALGQIAAIIASFFSYIHVKPTLAAVLIIYVIIISLNAFLTKLQTTESSQIQYGFAADLRKKLFKAISESTWLFFSKKPSAHFAHALTNEIERVSMGTGQFLTLIASIFVLVVYIIFAINLSGPVAGIIFIIGIILLLLLKKRSQSSHSKGEDLSNTTKNLYSITNQHLDGMKTIKSFNMEKRNVETFSKVSNRVARKYMETIKSYADVRFLFDVGSVIILSFIVFFVVEIMKISTAELLILLFLFIRIIPRFSTIQRSYQYFINMLPAFVNVINLKRECEASSESELEEDFVTFNKEIQFKNVSFSYQDNLNIKNLNLKIKKKQITALVGLSGAGKSTTADLVMGLLRPDEGQITIDGGELENFASWRNRIGYVAQDTFLFNDTVRNNLLLARNDAVEKDLNEVLKISSADFVFDLPDGLDTFIGDRGVRLSGGERQRLALARALLRRPSLLIMDEATSNLDSKNEKRILSSIEKLHGDLTILMIAHRFSTIESADVIYLMKEGHIVEEGSWEEFNSRKGRFSELF; this comes from the coding sequence ATGAAAGAAAAAATTACTGATAGCTACTTTTGGAATTACCTGAGACTCTTAACCCAGTTTAATTCTAAAAAATTTTCTTTCACCATATCATTAATGGTACTTATCAGCTTAAGTGAAGGAATAGGCCTTCTTCTACTTATCCCCTTGCTGCAATTAGTAGGTTTGGATGTTCAACAAGGTGCTCTGGGCCAGATTGCAGCAATTATAGCTTCTTTTTTCAGTTATATTCATGTTAAACCAACATTAGCTGCAGTATTAATCATATATGTCATTATTATCAGTTTAAATGCTTTTTTAACTAAGTTACAAACCACAGAAAGCTCCCAAATTCAGTACGGATTTGCCGCAGATCTTAGAAAAAAACTTTTCAAAGCTATTTCCGAATCCACGTGGCTTTTTTTCTCTAAAAAACCATCCGCCCATTTTGCCCATGCCCTAACCAATGAAATCGAACGGGTAAGTATGGGAACCGGTCAATTTTTGACATTGATAGCCAGTATCTTTGTGTTAGTGGTTTACATCATTTTTGCAATAAATTTGTCCGGGCCTGTGGCTGGAATAATTTTTATAATTGGAATCATTTTACTTCTTTTACTTAAAAAAAGGAGCCAATCATCTCATTCAAAGGGCGAAGATTTATCAAACACTACTAAAAATCTTTATTCCATTACTAATCAACATTTAGATGGAATGAAGACCATTAAAAGTTTTAATATGGAAAAAAGAAATGTTGAAACTTTTTCTAAAGTTTCTAATAGGGTAGCTCGCAAATATATGGAAACTATAAAAAGCTATGCCGATGTCCGTTTTTTATTTGATGTAGGTTCGGTAATTATTTTAAGTTTTATAGTCTTTTTTGTAGTGGAAATAATGAAAATTTCTACAGCCGAGCTTTTAATCCTATTATTCCTTTTTATAAGAATCATACCACGATTCTCGACCATTCAAAGGAGTTATCAATATTTTATAAACATGCTACCGGCCTTTGTAAATGTAATTAATTTAAAAAGAGAATGTGAAGCCTCATCTGAGAGTGAACTTGAAGAAGATTTTGTAACATTTAATAAAGAAATACAATTCAAAAATGTTTCTTTTTCCTATCAAGATAACTTGAATATTAAAAATCTTAATTTGAAAATTAAGAAAAAACAGATCACTGCTTTAGTGGGCCTTTCCGGTGCTGGAAAAAGTACCACTGCTGATTTAGTTATGGGTCTTTTAAGGCCTGATGAAGGTCAAATAACTATTGATGGTGGGGAATTAGAGAATTTCGCGTCTTGGAGAAATCGAATTGGATATGTGGCCCAGGATACTTTCTTATTCAATGATACCGTTCGAAATAATTTATTATTAGCTCGAAATGATGCTGTGGAAAAAGATCTTAATGAAGTTTTAAAAATTTCCTCTGCAGATTTCGTATTTGATCTTCCTGATGGATTAGATACGTTTATTGGGGATAGGGGAGTTAGATTATCTGGTGGGGAAAGGCAGCGTTTGGCCCTTGCTAGGGCCCTTTTGAGGAGGCCTTCCCTTTTGATAATGGATGAGGCCACCAGTAATCTGGATTCTAAAAATGAGAAAAGAATATTAAGCTCTATTGAGAAACTACACGGCGATTTGACTATTTTAATGATTGCTCATCGATTTTCTACCATT